From the Candidatus Polarisedimenticolia bacterium genome, one window contains:
- a CDS encoding HAD-IA family hydrolase — protein sequence MIRGIIFDFDGTLIDSYEAIAESLNHVRSSFSLPPFPAEEIRPMVGHGLERLIARAVGADRVDDGVNLFRESYAQICERKTTILPQVKETLDTLDRRGYQMAIASNKPSYFARDILRALEFDHLFAEVLGPNDVQQPKPDPEMLEIIIMRIGLSPEEVVYVGDMPLDVEAGRRAGVAVYAVPTGSATREDLLEARPDRLLHRFTDLTTFLPSLSGAR from the coding sequence TTGATTCGCGGCATCATTTTCGATTTTGACGGGACGCTGATCGATTCGTACGAGGCGATCGCGGAGAGCCTCAACCACGTCCGCTCCTCGTTCTCCCTGCCTCCCTTCCCCGCCGAGGAGATCCGCCCGATGGTCGGCCACGGCCTGGAACGGCTCATCGCCCGGGCCGTAGGCGCCGATCGCGTGGACGACGGCGTGAACCTCTTTCGCGAATCGTACGCCCAGATCTGCGAGCGCAAGACCACCATCCTCCCTCAAGTGAAGGAGACGCTGGACACCCTGGATCGGCGGGGATACCAGATGGCCATCGCCAGCAACAAGCCGTCGTACTTCGCGCGCGACATCCTGCGGGCGCTCGAGTTCGACCACCTGTTCGCCGAGGTGCTTGGACCGAACGACGTGCAGCAACCGAAGCCCGATCCGGAGATGCTGGAGATCATCATCATGAGGATCGGCCTGTCCCCGGAGGAGGTCGTCTACGTCGGGGACATGCCGCTGGACGTGGAGGCAGGCCGACGCGCCGGCGTCGCGGTGTATGCCGTCCCCACCGGTTCGGCGACCCGCGAGGATCTCCTGGAGGCGCGCCCGGATCGCCTGCTGCACCGCTTCACCGACCTCACGACCTTTCTCCCGTCCCTCTCCGGGGCGCGCTGA